The Phragmites australis chromosome 15, lpPhrAust1.1, whole genome shotgun sequence genome window below encodes:
- the LOC133892695 gene encoding defective in cullin neddylation protein AAR3-like isoform X1, which produces MGSDGFAFAAAAEAFAKYCGIVSGPADAKTRGLVELSQVIGGIKGMRDAIFCDIPKLMPFIELEDVGRFNYFYDFVFFICRENGQKNISIQRAVAAWRIVLNGRFRLLDRWCNFVEKYQRHNISEDTWQQLLAFSRCVNEDLEGYDPRGAWPVLIDDFVEDMHRVYHSSDCSKAIESQCSISNTLGGLNLLPGSKRKCPTQFNSSTEDVELSDSFTRSVHLTPLKRLKESSGTRYGVWESHKGTPFANSSSDCHEDTNLNNSRGCLQNSPCIVEDTLSKGFEGCISMKCSF; this is translated from the exons ATGGGATCCGACGGCTTCGCCTTCGCCGCGGCCGCGGAGGCCTTCGCCAAGTACTGCG GTATTGTATCAGGACCCGCAGATGCGAAGACGAGAGGACTGGTTGAGCTTTCACAAGTTATAGGCGGAATAAAAGGGATGAG GGATGCAATATTTTGTGACATTCCCAAGCTCATGCCATTTATTGAGTTG GAGGATGTGGGCCGATTCAATTACTTCTATGATTTTGTCTTCTTCATCTGTCGTGAAAATGGGCAAAAGAATATCA GCATTCAAAGAGCTGTGGCAGCATGGAGGATTGTGCTAAATGGAAGGTTTCGGTTGCTTGATCGGTGGTGTAACTTTGTTGAG AAGTACCAACGTCACAACATATCTGAGGATACCTGGCAGCAGCTGCTAGCTTTCAGTAGGTGTGTAAATGAAGATCTCGAAGGTTATGATCCAAGAG GTGCTTGGCCTGTTCTGATTGATGATTTTGTGGAGGATATGCACAG AGTCTATCACTCCAGTGACTGCAGCAAGGCGATTGAATCACAATGTAGCATTTCCAATACGCTTGGAG GACTGAATCTATTACCTGGATCAAAAAGGAAATGTCCTACTCAATTTAACTCAAGTACGGAGGATGTAGAGCTTTCAGATAGTTTTACACGCTCTGTCCATCTTACTCCGTTGAAGCGACTAAAGGAAAGTTCTGGAACTAGATATGGAGTTTGGGAATCCCACAAAGGTACCCCTTTCGCTAATAGTTCGTCAGATTGCCATGAGGACACAAATTTAAACAACTCAAGAGGTTGTCTTCAGAACTCGCCTTGTATTGTTGAGGATACCTTGTCGAAAGGGTTTGAAGGTTGCATTTCAATGAAGTGCTCCTTTTAA
- the LOC133892695 gene encoding defective in cullin neddylation protein AAR3-like isoform X2, with protein MGSDGFAFAAAAEAFAKYCGIVSGPADAKTRGLVELSQVIGGIKGMRDAIFCDIPKLMPFIELEDVGRFNYFYDFVFFICRENGQKNISIQRAVAAWRIVLNGRFRLLDRWCNFVEYQRHNISEDTWQQLLAFSRCVNEDLEGYDPRGAWPVLIDDFVEDMHRVYHSSDCSKAIESQCSISNTLGGLNLLPGSKRKCPTQFNSSTEDVELSDSFTRSVHLTPLKRLKESSGTRYGVWESHKGTPFANSSSDCHEDTNLNNSRGCLQNSPCIVEDTLSKGFEGCISMKCSF; from the exons ATGGGATCCGACGGCTTCGCCTTCGCCGCGGCCGCGGAGGCCTTCGCCAAGTACTGCG GTATTGTATCAGGACCCGCAGATGCGAAGACGAGAGGACTGGTTGAGCTTTCACAAGTTATAGGCGGAATAAAAGGGATGAG GGATGCAATATTTTGTGACATTCCCAAGCTCATGCCATTTATTGAGTTG GAGGATGTGGGCCGATTCAATTACTTCTATGATTTTGTCTTCTTCATCTGTCGTGAAAATGGGCAAAAGAATATCA GCATTCAAAGAGCTGTGGCAGCATGGAGGATTGTGCTAAATGGAAGGTTTCGGTTGCTTGATCGGTGGTGTAACTTTGTTGAG TACCAACGTCACAACATATCTGAGGATACCTGGCAGCAGCTGCTAGCTTTCAGTAGGTGTGTAAATGAAGATCTCGAAGGTTATGATCCAAGAG GTGCTTGGCCTGTTCTGATTGATGATTTTGTGGAGGATATGCACAG AGTCTATCACTCCAGTGACTGCAGCAAGGCGATTGAATCACAATGTAGCATTTCCAATACGCTTGGAG GACTGAATCTATTACCTGGATCAAAAAGGAAATGTCCTACTCAATTTAACTCAAGTACGGAGGATGTAGAGCTTTCAGATAGTTTTACACGCTCTGTCCATCTTACTCCGTTGAAGCGACTAAAGGAAAGTTCTGGAACTAGATATGGAGTTTGGGAATCCCACAAAGGTACCCCTTTCGCTAATAGTTCGTCAGATTGCCATGAGGACACAAATTTAAACAACTCAAGAGGTTGTCTTCAGAACTCGCCTTGTATTGTTGAGGATACCTTGTCGAAAGGGTTTGAAGGTTGCATTTCAATGAAGTGCTCCTTTTAA
- the LOC133892695 gene encoding defective in cullin neddylation protein AAR3-like isoform X3, which produces MSRAHKPVDAIFCDIPKLMPFIELEDVGRFNYFYDFVFFICRENGQKNISIQRAVAAWRIVLNGRFRLLDRWCNFVEKYQRHNISEDTWQQLLAFSRCVNEDLEGYDPRGAWPVLIDDFVEDMHRVYHSSDCSKAIESQCSISNTLGGLNLLPGSKRKCPTQFNSSTEDVELSDSFTRSVHLTPLKRLKESSGTRYGVWESHKGTPFANSSSDCHEDTNLNNSRGCLQNSPCIVEDTLSKGFEGCISMKCSF; this is translated from the exons ATGTCCAGGGCACATAAACCTGT GGATGCAATATTTTGTGACATTCCCAAGCTCATGCCATTTATTGAGTTG GAGGATGTGGGCCGATTCAATTACTTCTATGATTTTGTCTTCTTCATCTGTCGTGAAAATGGGCAAAAGAATATCA GCATTCAAAGAGCTGTGGCAGCATGGAGGATTGTGCTAAATGGAAGGTTTCGGTTGCTTGATCGGTGGTGTAACTTTGTTGAG AAGTACCAACGTCACAACATATCTGAGGATACCTGGCAGCAGCTGCTAGCTTTCAGTAGGTGTGTAAATGAAGATCTCGAAGGTTATGATCCAAGAG GTGCTTGGCCTGTTCTGATTGATGATTTTGTGGAGGATATGCACAG AGTCTATCACTCCAGTGACTGCAGCAAGGCGATTGAATCACAATGTAGCATTTCCAATACGCTTGGAG GACTGAATCTATTACCTGGATCAAAAAGGAAATGTCCTACTCAATTTAACTCAAGTACGGAGGATGTAGAGCTTTCAGATAGTTTTACACGCTCTGTCCATCTTACTCCGTTGAAGCGACTAAAGGAAAGTTCTGGAACTAGATATGGAGTTTGGGAATCCCACAAAGGTACCCCTTTCGCTAATAGTTCGTCAGATTGCCATGAGGACACAAATTTAAACAACTCAAGAGGTTGTCTTCAGAACTCGCCTTGTATTGTTGAGGATACCTTGTCGAAAGGGTTTGAAGGTTGCATTTCAATGAAGTGCTCCTTTTAA